One genomic region from Marmota flaviventris isolate mMarFla1 chromosome 6, mMarFla1.hap1, whole genome shotgun sequence encodes:
- the Slc25a27 gene encoding mitochondrial uncoupling protein 4 isoform X2, protein MQGEAALARLGDNARESAPYRGMVRTALGIIQEEGFLKLWQGVTPAIYRHVVYSGGRMVTYEHLREVVFGKSEDKHYPLWKSVIGGMMAGVIGQFLANPADLVKVQMQMEGKRKLEGKPLRFRGVHHAFAKILAEGGIRGLWAGWVPNIQRAALVNMGDLTTYDTVKHYLILNTPLEDNIITHGLSSLCSGLVASVLGTPADVIKSRIMNQPRDKQGRGLLYKSSSDCLIQAVQGEGFMSLYKGFLPAWLRM, encoded by the exons ATGCAAGGAGAAGCTGCTCTTGCTCGgttgggagacaatgcaagagaatCTGCCCCCTATAGGGGCATGGTGCGCACCGCCCTAGGAATCATTCAGGAAGAAGGCTTTCTAAAGCTTTGGCAAGGAGTGACGCCCGCCATTTACAGACACGTAG TATACTCTGGAGGTCGGATGGTCACATATGAACATCTCCGGGAGGTTGTATTTGGCAAAAGTGAAGATAAGCATTATCCCCTTTG GAAGTCAGTCATTGGAGGGATGATGGCTGGTGTTATCGGCCAATTTTTAGCCAACCCAGCTGACCTAGTGAAGGTTCAGATGCaaatggaaggaaaaaggaaacttgAAGGAAAACCATTGAG ATTCCGTGGTGTGCATCATGCTTTTGCAAAAATCTTAGCTGAAGGAGGAATACGTGGGCTGTGGGCAGGCTGGGTCCCCAATATACAAAGAGCAGCACTGGTGAATATGGGAG ATTTAACCACTTACGATACAGTGAAGCACTACTTGATATTGAATACACCCCTTGAGGACAATATCATTACTCATGGTTTATCCAG TTTATGTTCTGGACTGGTAGCTTCTGTTCTGGGAACACCAGCTGATGTCATCAAAAGTCGAATAATGAATCAACCACGAGATAAACAAGGAAG GGGACTTCTGTATAAATCATCAAGCGATTGCCTGATTCAGGCTGTTCAAGGAGAAGGATTCATGAGTCTATATAAAGGCTTTTTACCGGCTTGGCTACGAATG TGA
- the Slc25a27 gene encoding mitochondrial uncoupling protein 4 isoform X1, with protein MQGEAALARLGDNARESAPYRGMVRTALGIIQEEGFLKLWQGVTPAIYRHVVYSGGRMVTYEHLREVVFGKSEDKHYPLWKSVIGGMMAGVIGQFLANPADLVKVQMQMEGKRKLEGKPLRFRGVHHAFAKILAEGGIRGLWAGWVPNIQRAALVNMGDLTTYDTVKHYLILNTPLEDNIITHGLSSLCSGLVASVLGTPADVIKSRIMNQPRDKQGRGLLYKSSSDCLIQAVQGEGFMSLYKGFLPAWLRMTPWSLVFWLTYEKIREMSGVSPF; from the exons ATGCAAGGAGAAGCTGCTCTTGCTCGgttgggagacaatgcaagagaatCTGCCCCCTATAGGGGCATGGTGCGCACCGCCCTAGGAATCATTCAGGAAGAAGGCTTTCTAAAGCTTTGGCAAGGAGTGACGCCCGCCATTTACAGACACGTAG TATACTCTGGAGGTCGGATGGTCACATATGAACATCTCCGGGAGGTTGTATTTGGCAAAAGTGAAGATAAGCATTATCCCCTTTG GAAGTCAGTCATTGGAGGGATGATGGCTGGTGTTATCGGCCAATTTTTAGCCAACCCAGCTGACCTAGTGAAGGTTCAGATGCaaatggaaggaaaaaggaaacttgAAGGAAAACCATTGAG ATTCCGTGGTGTGCATCATGCTTTTGCAAAAATCTTAGCTGAAGGAGGAATACGTGGGCTGTGGGCAGGCTGGGTCCCCAATATACAAAGAGCAGCACTGGTGAATATGGGAG ATTTAACCACTTACGATACAGTGAAGCACTACTTGATATTGAATACACCCCTTGAGGACAATATCATTACTCATGGTTTATCCAG TTTATGTTCTGGACTGGTAGCTTCTGTTCTGGGAACACCAGCTGATGTCATCAAAAGTCGAATAATGAATCAACCACGAGATAAACAAGGAAG GGGACTTCTGTATAAATCATCAAGCGATTGCCTGATTCAGGCTGTTCAAGGAGAAGGATTCATGAGTCTATATAAAGGCTTTTTACCGGCTTGGCTACGAATG ACCCCTTGGTCATTGGTGTTCTGGCTTACTTATGAAAAAATCAGAGAGATGAGTGGAGTCAGTCCATTTTAA